From Azospirillaceae bacterium, the proteins below share one genomic window:
- a CDS encoding dienelactone hydrolase family protein encodes MASVQIQAKDGGSFNAYVARPSGGGPAPGVLVIQEIFGVNKVMRDICDDLAAQGYLAICPDLFWRQEPGVDITDRSEAEWKKAFELFNGFDVDKGVEDLKATLAHLRTLPGCTGKAGTVGYCLGGRLAYLMATRSDADCNVSFYGVAIDSVLDEAGNITKPLLMHVAEKDRFVPPDAQAKIKAALSGNPRVELHTYAGQDHAFCREGGDHYDKASCELAKGRTAAFFKANLG; translated from the coding sequence ATGGCCAGCGTGCAGATCCAGGCGAAGGACGGCGGCAGCTTCAACGCCTATGTGGCCCGGCCGTCGGGCGGCGGGCCGGCACCCGGCGTCCTGGTCATCCAGGAGATCTTCGGCGTCAACAAGGTGATGCGCGACATCTGCGACGACCTGGCCGCGCAAGGCTACCTCGCCATCTGCCCCGATCTGTTCTGGCGGCAGGAACCCGGCGTGGACATCACCGACCGCTCGGAAGCGGAGTGGAAGAAGGCGTTCGAGCTGTTCAACGGCTTCGACGTGGACAAGGGCGTCGAGGACCTGAAGGCGACGCTGGCCCATCTGCGCACCCTGCCGGGCTGCACCGGCAAGGCGGGCACGGTCGGCTACTGCCTGGGCGGCCGGCTGGCGTACCTGATGGCCACCCGCTCGGACGCGGACTGCAACGTCAGCTTCTACGGCGTCGCCATCGACTCCGTCCTGGACGAGGCCGGGAACATCACCAAGCCGCTGCTGATGCACGTCGCGGAAAAGGACCGGTTCGTTCCGCCCGACGCCCAGGCCAAGATCAAGGCCGCCCTGTCCGGCAACCCGCGGGTGGAGCTGCACACCTACGCCGGACAGGACCACGCCTTCTGCCGCGAAGGCGGCGACCACTACGACAAGGCGTCGTGCGAGCTGGCCAAGGGCCGGACCGCCGCCTTCTTCAAGGCGAACCTGGGATAG
- a CDS encoding methylated-DNA--[protein]-cysteine S-methyltransferase: MGNLTVQSPLGRLRLESADGALVRLDWQDGEPGAPDDPDPVLVNAAAELAAYFRDGGARFSVPVRPAGTPFQHRVWAVLCAIPPGRTLTYGEVAARAGGVARAVGQACGANPIPIVIPCHRVLSGTGSGGFSAPGGLDTKRWLLDHETPRLL; this comes from the coding sequence ATGGGCAATCTGACGGTCCAAAGCCCCCTGGGGCGCCTTCGGCTGGAAAGCGCCGATGGCGCCCTGGTGCGGCTGGATTGGCAGGACGGGGAGCCGGGCGCCCCGGACGACCCGGATCCTGTCCTGGTTAATGCGGCGGCCGAACTGGCGGCCTATTTCCGGGACGGCGGCGCCCGTTTCTCGGTGCCCGTCCGCCCGGCCGGCACGCCGTTCCAGCACCGGGTCTGGGCCGTGCTGTGTGCTATTCCGCCGGGACGCACGCTGACCTATGGCGAGGTCGCGGCCCGTGCCGGCGGCGTGGCACGGGCGGTCGGGCAGGCCTGCGGGGCGAACCCGATCCCGATCGTCATCCCCTGCCATCGGGTGCTGTCCGGGACCGGATCGGGCGGCTTTTCGGCGCCGGGCGGCCTCGACACCAAGCGCTGGCTGCTGGACCATGAAACGCCGCGCCTGTTGTAG
- a CDS encoding HAD hydrolase-like protein: protein MVYRLAIFDFDGTLADSAGWLLRNVNPVADRYGFERIPHDAVDELRGLDGRALLRRLNIPMWKLPLIARHMHALMSRDADEIVLFDGAAELLGTLRAGGIALAIVSSNSEANVRRVLGPANAALIGHYGCGAGLFGKGARFRQAVRRAGVRPGEAIGIGDELRDIDAAEAEGLASGAVTWGYATPTVLRARRPTFVFDSMAAIAEALVR from the coding sequence TTGGTCTACAGGCTCGCCATCTTCGACTTCGACGGCACGCTCGCGGACAGCGCGGGATGGCTCCTGCGCAACGTGAACCCGGTGGCCGACCGCTACGGCTTCGAGCGGATCCCGCACGATGCGGTCGACGAGCTGCGCGGGCTCGACGGTCGGGCGCTCCTGCGCCGCCTGAACATTCCGATGTGGAAGTTGCCCCTCATCGCGCGGCACATGCACGCCCTGATGAGCCGGGACGCGGACGAGATCGTCCTGTTCGATGGCGCGGCCGAACTGCTGGGCACCCTGCGCGCCGGCGGGATCGCGCTCGCCATCGTCAGTTCCAATTCCGAAGCGAACGTCCGGCGGGTGCTGGGGCCCGCCAACGCCGCCCTGATCGGGCACTACGGGTGCGGGGCCGGACTGTTCGGCAAGGGGGCCCGGTTCCGCCAAGCGGTGCGGCGGGCCGGTGTGCGGCCCGGCGAAGCCATCGGCATCGGCGACGAGCTGCGCGACATCGACGCCGCCGAGGCCGAGGGGCTGGCGTCCGGTGCGGTCACCTGGGGCTATGCCACCCCGACGGTGCTGCGCGCCCGCCGGCCGACCTTCGTGTTCGACAGCATGGCGGCCATCGCCGAGGCGCTGGTCCGGTGA